From the genome of Helicoverpa zea isolate HzStark_Cry1AcR chromosome 1, ilHelZeax1.1, whole genome shotgun sequence, one region includes:
- the LOC124642941 gene encoding insulin-like growth factor-binding protein complex acid labile subunit, which yields MAHSTILAFYLIATGLTYGFNGDSFELECPDECDCHYFRINWVTDCSESNLTEVPYDELSLSVYILDLNGNNITTLKPFPGDIKMRRLQIANNRLTRVDKDAFKGLEYLIDVDLSGNNISYVDPEAFLDARGLLNVELQDNPLTSVEGPFLASSTLQYLDISYCNLSSINTQFFDNITTLTTVDLSGNPLKTLEAGMFDVLTSLETLKLNDCKLTSISENTFASAINIKYLELSGNQLINTDWPEVLGKLLRLEYLNLRKSGLTSLSEDTFSNCTNLVTLILADNELRDLDVATTLGNSVTHLELLDLSNCNIQGPISGETFTNATRLKTLYLSGNPLVAADLQAALEPLPKLEKLFLSHCGLRDLPDNFNVFDNLLELDISHNPLENVFTKLLAPLEKLEYLNMGYSNLSYIGPDTFAKMTSMKRLVLSGNDLLSLEAGLFGNLTQLTTIELEFCGLKRPLNGLAFFKNLTYMDLREIRLGGNPLVIPASGPIFPKQLSQVSILDLSNCNISSLNVDAFKNTENITDLNLGGNRLRSELGSLSFLERLHHLEKINLGSNNLTTIDPEVFTHNPKLHSLNLLDNPFVCDCKIAEMWDWANMIKGDLDVLVGAKSAEKDIVVKGNKKKKNLYCHYNETQLRNMTTMVNKTVPGRRPFAKPRELTFANRTWAKYVRESGCEPVVKILRPVAYVGEIYDYNQATHISTGVTIVAVMALGLGVASVLMTIKLFRRKNVVDADTETNRKVR from the exons ATGGCGCACAGCACGATACTCGCGTTCTACCTGATAGCAACCGGCCTTACTTATGGGTTCAATGGGGACAGCTTCGAGCTGGAGTGCCCGGACGAATGCGACTGCCACTACTTCAGGATCAACTGGGTGACGGACTGCTCCGAGAGCAACCTGACAGAAGTGCCGTACGATGAGCTGAGCCTGAGCGTGTACATCCTCGACTTGAACGGCAATAACATCACCACCCTCAAGCCCTTCCCAGGCGACATCAAAATGAGAAGACTGCAGATAGCCAACAATCGCTTGACGAGGGTCGATAAAGACGCATTTAAAGGCTTGGAGTATTTGATAGATGTCGACTTATCAGGGAATAACATCAGCTACGTGGACCCTGAAGCCTTCCT GGATGCTCGTGGACTACTAAACGTAGAACTACAAGACAATCCGCTGACTTCTGTGGAGGGGCCGTTCTTAGCATCATCCACTCTGCAATATTTGGATATCAGTTATTGCAACTTATCATCAATCAATACGCAGTTCTTCGATAACATTACTACGCTGACAACAGTTGACCTATCAGGCAATCCTCTGAAAACACTGGAAGCAGGCATGTTTGATGTCCTGACTAGTTTGGAAACACTGAAACTTAACGATTGCAAACTCACTTCAATATCTGAAAACACATTCGCTTCGGCTATAAACATCAAGTACCTCGAGCTATCCGGCAATCAACTGATCAACACCGACTGGCCCGAAGTGCTCGGGAAACTGCTCAGACTCGAGTACTTGAACTTGAGGAAATCTGGCCTCACCTCCCTGTCCGAGGACACGTTCTCAAATTGCACCAATTTGGTAACACTCATTTTAGCTGACAACGAATTACGTGACTTAGACGTTGCGACCACATTGGGTAACAGCGTCACTCATCTGGAATTATTAGATTTGTCCAACTGTAATATCCAAGGACCAATATCTGGAGAAACATTCACAAATGCAACTAGATTAAAGACTTTATATCTATCTGGAAATCCGTTAGTAGCTGCAGATTTACAAGCAGCACTGGAGCCTCTACCCAAActtgaaaaactatttttgaGCCACTGTGGTCTGCGTGATCTGCCAGACAACTTTAATGTTTTCGACAATCTTCTTGAACTAGACATATCTCACAATCCACTTGAGAATGTTTTCACTAAACTATTAGCACCATTAGAAAAACTGGAATACCTAAATATGGGATACAGTAATCTGTCCTACATAGGACCAGACACGTTCGCCAAGATGACTTCAATGAAGAGGCTGGTACTCTCCGGTAATGATCTCTTATCCCTAGAAGCAGGACTTTTTGGAAATCTCACACAACTGACTACAATAGAACTGGAATTCTGTGGCCTGAAAAGGCCGTTGAACGGATTGGCATTCTTCAAGAACTTAACATATATGGATCTGCGCGAGATTCGACTCGGTGGCAATCCTCTAGTAATCCCAGCATCGGGGCCCATCTTCCCCAAACAATTGTCTCAAGTATCCATCCTCGATCTCAGTAACTGCAACATATCTTCACTTAACGTAGATGCATTCAAGAACACTGAAAATATAACTGACCTTAACCTCGGTGGAAATCGTCTCAGATCAGAATTGGGAAGTTTATCATTCTTGGAGAGGCTACATCACTTGGAGAAGATAAACCTTGGCAGCAATAATCTTACAACTATCGATCCTGAGGTGTTTACACACAATCCGAAGTTACATTCACTTAACCTGCTTGACAATCCGTTCGTGTGCGACTGTAAGATCGCAGAAATGTGGGACTGGGCGAACATGATCAAAGGAGACTTGGATGTCTTGGTTGGAGCTAAGAGCGCCGAGAAAGATATCGtcgtaaaaggaaacaaaaagaagaagaaCCTTTACTGCCATTACAATGAAACTCAACTTCGTAATATGACTACAATGGTAAATAAGACAGTGCCTGGAAGAAGACCTTTCGCGAAGCCTAGGGAACTAACTTTCGCAAATAGAACCTGGGCTAAATACGTGAGGGAGTCTGGTTGCGAGCCGGTCGTGAAGATTCTACGACCAGTAGCTTATGTTGGCGAAATATATGATTACAATCAAGCCACTCACATCTCCACTGGTGTGACGATTGTAGCTGTAATGGCGTTGGGCCTAGGAGTCGCTTCGGTGCTTATGACGATAAAACTCTTCAGGAGAAAGAACGTAGTGGACGCGGACACAGAAACAAATAGGAAAGTCAGATAG